Part of the Candidatus Neomarinimicrobiota bacterium genome is shown below.
ATGGCCAGACTCTGGTTCATGACCGAAAACCCGCGAGAGACCGAGATCCGTTCGCCGCCGTTCTCACCAAACCAGATATTCTCAAAATGGGCGTAACTGCGACTTTCCTCATAGGGTTTGGAAAAGATTGGGTGGCTGTTCATTCCTACTTGAAAAAGATCATCCATACTGATGCCCAAAATGCTGCAGATAGCAGTCAAATTTTCCGGTCCAGCCATTTGATGACCATTTAAGATGGAATAGATGGTTCTGACGTTGATCCCGGTTTCCTGAGCCAGATCGCCCGGTTTGAGACTTTTTTCCTTCATCACCCGTTTCAGAGTAACACCGATCATCTTCTGGGGGGCACGTTTTGAATAGATCATCATTTGTTGGTCCAAAGTCTGAAAGTCCAAAGGCTAAAAGTCAAAGGTCTGAAAGTCTGAAAGTCCAAAGTCTGATAGTTCAAAGTCACTGTGAGTTCACCATCTATTTTCTACCGATCTTCGCTAGACAGCTTCGACTCGGCAAGTTTTTTCAAATTTCTATTTTCCATTTTCCATTTTCCATTTTCTATTAAAAAATATTCAGCTTCATCAAAATTCTACGGATAACTGATACCGTTCGACGGATCCAAAATAATCCATATCGATCCAGGCATAATCCATGATCAGGCGGGTTCCCTGTGTAAGTGGAATACTTAATCCCATCCCTGCAGAGAGCTCACCCAGATCACGATTGAATTGATATCCTGCTCTCAGCATTAATGCTTTCACCGGACTCACTTCCAGACCCATACTGGCACCAAAAGGAGTGGTCAAACCATCTGAGAATCCCATATTGAGCAGGAGTCCCGGCGTGAAGAAACCACGGCTCTGAAAATGAATGGCTTTGCTTAAACCCATTCTGAAGACCAGGGGCAGTGGAAATTCCTTCAAATCATAAATGGCATCCACATTCTCACTACCGGGATTGGTCTCATCATCGCGCCGGGTAAAAGTGGTTCTGGGACCCGCTTCCAGTTGACTTAAGGCACCGATGTTCTGGATGGCCATCCCCAGAGCAAACCCCGAGACTTGCTCATGATAAAGCAGACCGATATCCCAGGCAAAAAGCTGTGAGCGTTCCAACCAGATCTGTTCCCGGATCATTTTTGTCTGTAGACCAACCGACACCCTATCCGTCAAAGAGCGGGCATAATTGAGTCCCAGCGACATGGCCTGACTGCTATAATATTGATCAGTACCCTGAGGATTCAGAACGGTTGTGATCTCCTCCTGCCCCATATCCAGGTTATTGATGGTAGCTGACAACATTTGTCCACTTCCCAGATTAATGTGCACACTGCTTACCTGGTGATCCATCCCCAGCAGATAATTACCAACTTCGTGTTGGAGTTGATGTCTGGTATTGTTCATTGCATTGGCTGGATTCCAGTAGATGGCGGATGAGTTGAGCAGACCAGCCCCTTCCCCACCGAGAGCCATACTGCGGGCATCGGTTCCAATGAGCAGGAAGGCGTTGGCATTGGTTCCCTTGCGGAATATTTCCCAATCACTGGCAGAGACATTGACAGAAAGTAGCACTATCATCAGCGTGATGAGACTACGAGTAAGTATTTGCTGGATGCCTCCAGATGATTTTTGAAATAACCAATCTTGCACCTCGATACGTTCCCGACTCGGCCGTCGGAACCACTCGGTGACCGATTGGGATCGTGCTCCAAAACGGCCCCTGAGTGATTGTGGATCAGCTGGACTGCCTGAACGGCCCCTGAGTGATTGCNNNNNNNNNNNNNNNNNNNNNNNNNNNNNNNNNNNNNNNNNNNNNNNNNNNNNNNNNNNNNNNNNNNNNNNNNNNNNNNNNNNNNNNNNNNNNNNNNNNNTTGCACCTCGATACGTTCCCGACTCGGCCGTCGGAACCACTCGGTGACCGATTGGGATCGTGCTCCAAAACGGCCCCTGAGTGATTGTGGATCAGCTGGACTGCCTGAACGGCCCCTGAGTGATTGCATAGCAATCGTATCGAAGGGTAAGTTCAGTGATTGCGGACCAGCCAGTTTGTCTGAACGGCCCCTGAGTGATTGCGTAGCAATCGTACCGAAGGGTAGCCGTTCCCTTATCTGCATAAATCCGCGTAAATCCGCGGCAATAAATGATCTTGTTTTCATATTCATCACCATATCACCGCAAATTTCCCCAGGAACTGTTCCCCGGAATCAGCGATAACTGCATAAATATAGACACCATAAGCTATCTCCATGCGATCACTGCTCAGCATGTTCCAGTGATGCTCCCCCACGGTCTCTGAATCATGCCGCAAACTCCTCACCAGGTCACCATTTAAAGTGTGGATGTGAATTTCACAATGAGATGGCAGATTGATAAAGCGCAGATCATGGGTAGTTGGTGCACTGGGATGACGACGCTCAGTGACTGAACTAATGATGTATGGATTGGGTACCACCTTCACTTCAAGATCTTCTGCGTCCTCATTAATTTTAGATGCAAAACTGTTGATGGTGAACTGATCGGCTGCTGTAAACGGAACACTGGTGCTCAGGTCAAAAACAGCGCCAGTTTCAGGAAGCACCTCTGAAGAATCCCAACTGGCCTGGAAGTACCAGGTTTTGTGTAGAGGATCACCCTCCATCAACTGAATGATCTCGCCACTCTGCCACTCCCGAAAAACATTTGAGGAGGTTCCAATGGCCAGAGTCAATGGTTCCTGCCAATCAGGGTCATCAATATCATTAAATATCTGAAACGGAACCTTGGCTGCATTTGCCACAAAAAAGTCGGGATATTTAGGCGTAGAATCACCAAACACAACAGAGTAGGCTCCTGGTCTTTCTTCAGCATTACCTGTTGGTTGCATGAGATCAGTAAAACTCATTAGAGAGTTGCTTAAATTGGTATCCCAGCCCTTTTCAAGAAATTTTACCTCATCATGATTCCGAACCGATAGTAAAAAGCCATTATCCGTAGGTACATAGTCCCGACTGCTGGCATTTCCCGAAGCTTGCTCAGGAGCAAACCCATCAATAATGCTGGCACCCCATTCATTGATGACCTGATACACAACACTGGCGGCATTCTCGATAAAGCTTAAGGTGTATTCGCCAGCCTGCATGGCAATGGGATCAACCACAATGACTTCAACTTCACCAGTGCCCACACCGGTTACATGAGTGACCTCAACTTCACCAGGGGTAAACCCAAGAGGCTGTCCACCAGGAATAATATCGATAATATTGATATCGCGTGAATCAGTTCCAATAAAGGATTCATTGGAACCCACCCGCAGGGAATCAAAAGGCTGATCGTAAGCCGTTATCGCGTAACGATAGCGCATGCCGTTGACCACATCATGATCGGTCCAGCTATATTGGAGACCGGTGTTATTCCCCAGGTGAAAATTCTTATTGTAGGGATCAAAACCAGACCAGCCATTATCCAGATCAAATTGAGCAATGGGTATAAAACCCAACAGTTCTCCATAATAATCATAGATCTCATCACCCCAATCCTGATCACCCTGATTGGCATAATCAACAACAGTTCGATAGATCCGGTATCCTTCGAAATCAACCTGCTTGGAGATCAAGTCAACTGAAGCCTCTGATTCAGCACCCCAAAAAAGAGTGACCTGTTCATCCTCTCCATAATAGAGCGGGTGATCATCACCATCGGTATCAATGGTTCCTGCTGCACTTAACTCAGGTGTTTTGGGAGGTTTCGCCCCGATAAAGTTCGAATTGTAAAGGGCTCCGGCTGAAAACAGGTTATCATAAATATCTTTGAAACGATCAGCAGGGGCATTCACGGGGAATCCCTGGCTGTCATAACCACCCGGTTCAGCCCGTCCACCAACAATACCAATGTGGATGGGAATCGTATCTCCGGGTGCCAGAGTGAAGGGACCTGAGCTGAACCAGAACTGAATATCTGGTCGACTGTTCACTGGAAATGATTCCTGGAAGGCCTGTAAGGTGGATAATTCATCAATATTATCGCCATCCAGATCATGGAACCATTTATTGCGTTCTTCTTCAGCCAGGAGTTCAGATTCACCGGAACAAAGGGTATAGAGTACTTTTTCCCACTCCTCGTTAATGGTATGAGACCGCATCACATCATCCTGATCAAACCAATGGAAACCGGTAATGCCGATCTCAGGACTGTTGGGATCACTCAATACCTGGCGGGGAGTCTTGAAGAAGTGAATTCCATAAGCTGAAACGGGTCCCTCATTACCATTGGTGTAGTCAGTGAAGTAATCCTGTTTATCATACATGAGGCAGATATCCAGTCGACCGTCACCATCAACATCTTCAATACTGGCGTAGTCATCCTCGGCCCAGGGACTGGCTTGCAGGGAATTCTGTAAAAACGCTCCGGGCAGGTCAGGATCGACAAAGAAGGCGAAGTAAGCGCTATCGATGACACCATCATAATGGCGACGATCCGGATCATAATACGGGCTGTTGGGGTTCTGCAGATCATCAGCACTGCGATAGATAATATTCATGTTGAAAAAGACAATATCTTCATACCAGACACT
Proteins encoded:
- a CDS encoding PorV/PorQ family protein; this translates as QSLRGRSGSPADPQSLRGRFGARSQSVTEWFRRPSRERIEVQDWLFQKSSGGIQQILTRSLITLMIVLLSVNVSASDWEIFRKGTNANAFLLIGTDARSMALGGEGAGLLNSSAIYWNPANAMNNTRHQLQHEVGNYLLGMDHQVSSVHINLGSGQMLSATINNLDMGQEEITTVLNPQGTDQYYSSQAMSLGLNYARSLTDRVSVGLQTKMIREQIWLERSQLFAWDIGLLYHEQVSGFALGMAIQNIGALSQLEAGPRTTFTRRDDETNPGSENVDAIYDLKEFPLPLVFRMGLSKAIHFQSRGFFTPGLLLNMGFSDGLTTPFGASMGLEVSPVKALMLRAGYQFNRDLGELSAGMGLSIPLTQGTRLIMDYAWIDMDYFGSVERYQLSVEF